The uncultured Trichococcus sp. DNA segment CAACCAGGCGCGGATAAGGCTTCTGCTGCTTCGGTACCGCCCGTGTGTGCATATATTCGAAATGCCCGGTGATTTTGACGACCGAGAACACATTCCGGCTGCGCACGCGTTTAACGATATCCGAGCGTACTTTTCTCAGCGTCATCGGCCGGTCGATATCGTATTCACGGTCCGGTTGAAAAAAAGTCACCGCAGCATGCGGCGTTGTCTGGGATGGCTCGACTTCCGAAATCGAGCCGTCCGCTTTCGCTTGATAGGCGATGCCGTCCAGCAGGATCAGTTCCCCTTCAAAATCATGGAAAGTCCCGATTCCGATGTCCCCATGCTTCAATAGTTCTTCGAATGTCAGGGTCCCGTCGAATACCCCCGCCATCAGATCCCCCAGCGTCTGATGCTGATACAATGTACTTTCGCCCATCTGTTTCCGCCCCTCCTGTGCCTTTATGCAATCATTTATCATTCTTTCTGATCATGATAGCCCATTATATCACAGCAGGAAGCCGGCAAACAGTCGCGTCGCCAAGAAGCGCCGGCCATCAACTTGATGTAGGATCCGCACAAAAACAAATGAGGGCCGCCTCGGTATGAGACGACCCTCCTTGCATACTGTATTACGCTAATTTTGTTTCCAGGTAATCGACCAAAACATCTTTCGGATGGTAGCCGGTCAGTTTTTCCACCGGTTGTCCATCTTTGAACAACACCATTGTCGGAATGCTCATGATGCCGAACTGCGATGCAGTCATTTGGTTCTCGTCGATGTTCAACTTGACGATTTTCACTTTGTCGTCCATCTCTTCTTCGATTTCTTCCAAAACGGGGCCGAGCATACGGCATGGTCCGCACCAAGGCGCCCAAAAATCCATCAATGTCAAACCTTCTTGTACTTCACTCTGCCATGTTGTATCTGTTACTTGTGTGCTCATTCTTAATCTATCCTTCCTTTTACTGTATATTTTTGCATGAATTTCCTATCGACAAAAAACATTATACCCCACCCGGTATTATTAGTAAATAAAAAAGATTCAAAAGGAAGCAAGATGATTGACAATCTCTCTGAATGGGAATAATATAGTTAGGGCACGAACTAAATGGGTGGTGAAAAATTATGAGCAACACAGACCTGCTGGGATTCCGGATCAGATCGGTTTGGCAACAAGTGAAGCGCCTTATGAACAGGCACTTGACCGAAAATGATGGTTATGGCCTGACCGGCATGCAATTCGCGATTGTTTCCTACATCGCCAAAGAATCAGCAACGCGGGATGTCTTCCAGAAAGATCTCGAGCAGAAATTCGACATACGCAAATCGACCGTCACAGGCATCCTGAATACGATGGAAAGAGATGGCTTGCTGTTTCGGGAAACCGTTCCTTATGACGCCAGACTGCGGAAAATGATGCTGACGGATAAGGCTTTGCATGCAAAAAAAAATACGGAACAAGTGATTGATTCCGTGGAGAGCCAATTGTCACAAGGCTTGACCGAAGAAGAAATCACCACCTTTTTGAGCATTCTCGAAAAAATTTCGAAAAATGCCGAGAGCTGAACACCTGAAATAAACAGATTAAATCACCCTGATTTACATAAAAGAAAGGATTAACGCTATGATAAAAAAACTCATGGGCAGCATACGCGAGTATAAAAAGGACTCGATCCTTGCCCCTATATATGTCGCTTTGGAAGTCGTCCTTGAAGTGCTTATCCCATTTCTGATGTCGATGATCATCGACCGAGGCGTCGGCGAAGGGGATATGCCCTTCATCATCCGCATCGGGTTGATTTTGATTGTCTCCACCCTATTTTCATTAGGTTTCGGGGTCCTCTCCGGTTTGCATGCAGCAAAAGCTTCGGCTGGTTTAGCAAAAAACATCCGCAAGGACATGTACTACAACATCCAGGATTTCTCATTTTCGAATATCGATCAGTTCTCGACATCCAGTCTGATCACCCGTCTGACGACGGACATCACGAATGTCCAGAACTCTTACCAGATGATTATCCGGATCATGGTCCGGGCGCCGCTTATGCTCGTATTCTCATTGCTGATGGCTCTGAGCATCAACAGTGAACTCGGCATGGTCTTCCTGGGGGCGATCCCTTTCCTTGGTATCGGCCTCTACCTCATCATGTCAAAAGCCTTCCCGATTTTCCAGAAGGTATTCCGCACCTACGACAAGCTGAACCGGGTCGTGCAGGAAAATCTTTATGGCATCCGGGTCGTCAAGTCCTTTGTGCGTGAAGACCACGAGACCGAAAAATTCAAATCCGTATCCAAGAAAATCTACAAGGATTTCACCAAGGCCGAAAAAATCTTGGCGTTCAACAGCCCGTTGATGCAGTTCACGATGTACGCGAGCATTTTGACGTTGTCATTGTTGGGTGCGCGCATGATCGTCTCCGGTTCGATGACGACAGGCCAACTGATGAGCCTGATCACCTACGCTTCCCAAATTCTGATGAGCCTTATGATGATTTCGATGGTCTTCGTCATGGTAACCATTTCCCGCGCTTCAGCGGAACGGATTGTGGAAGTGCTGAGCGAGGAGAGCGACCTGAAGAACAGCGACAATCCCGTTATGGTCATTCCTGACGGATCGGTTTCTTTCGAAAATGTGGACTTCAGCTATGCCAACGATCCGAATAAACTTGCTTTGAAGAATGTCAGTTTTTCCGTCAAATCAGGGGAAACGGTCGGCATCATTGGCGGTACCGGCAGTGCCAAAACCTCTTTGGTCCACCTCATTCCGCGCCTGTACGATGCCACCGGCGGTACGGTGAAAGTCGGCGGTGTGGATGTACGCAATTATGACATGCAGACGTTGCGCAGCGAAGTCGCTATGGTGCTCCAAAAAAACATCCTGTTTTCGGGCACGATCAAAGATAATCTGCGTTGGGGCAATCCTACAGCCACCGATGAAGAGCTGATGAAAGCGGCCAGACAAGCGCAAGCGGATGAATTCATCCAGCGCCTTCCTGGCGGATACGAAACTTATATAGAAGAAGGCGGTACGAACGTCTCCGGCGGGCAAAGACAGCGGCTCTGCATCGCCCGTGCTTTGGTGAAACAGCCGAAGATCCTGATTCTCGATGATTCGACCAGCGCCGTGGATACCCGGACGGATTCCTTGATCCGGACCGCGTTCAAGGAAGAAATCCCGAACACAACCAAATTCATCATCGCCCAACGCATCTCTTCCGTGCAGGATGCCGACAAGATCATTGTGATGGACAGCGGCAGCATCCACGGCATCGGAACACATGACGAATTGCTTGCCTCGAACACCATTTACCAAGAAGTTTATTATTCACAAATGAAAGGAGGACAAATTGCTGATGAAGCCTAATCAACCAAAACGGCGCGGAGCCAAAGATGCCGGCAAAACGACAAAACGCCTCCTGTCCTATATTTCCAAAGGTCACAAATTCACCTTTAGCCTTGTATTGATCTGTATCCTCATAAGCGCCCTTGCCAATGTTGCGGGGTCGCTTTTCCTGAAGACGCTGATCGATGAGTATATCACGCCTTTACTTGGCGTAACCAATCCTGTCTTCACTAGCATGTACCGCGCGATCGCGATGATGGCCGGCATCTACATGATCGGGGTCGTGGCGACTTATGTCTACAACATCCTGATGGTCTCCATTTCCCAAGGGATCCAGAAAAAAATCCGCGATGAGCTGTTCGCGCATATGCAGAGCTTGCCGATCAAATATTTCGACACGCATGCGCACGGGGATGTCATGAGCCGCTACACCAACGATATCGACACTTTGCGCCAGATGCTGTCGCAAAGCATCCCGATGGCCTTTTCCTCCCTTGTCACGATCATCAGCGTATTCGCCGCGATGCTCGCAGTCAGCCTGCCGTTGACGCTCATCGTCATCCTGATGGTGGCCTTGTCGATCACCGTCACGAAGACGATCGGCGGCAAGAGTTCCGCCAACTTCGTCAAACAGCAGCAGACACTCGGTAAAGTGAACGGCTATATCGAAGAAATGATGCACGGTCAAAAAGAAGTGAAAGTCTTCCGCCGTGAAGCAGAATCCAAGGAACGTTTCGACAAACTCAACGATGAATTGCGCGAGAGCGCGACGAACGCAAACATCTATGCGAATATCCTGATGCCGATCCTGGGAAATCTGGGGTTCCTGCAATATGCTTTGATCGCTATGTTCGGAGGAGCCATGGCCGTTGCAGGCTTCGGCGGCCTGACCTTGGGGGCAATCGCTTCCTTCCTGCAGTTGAGCCGGTCCTTCACGATGCCGGTCAACCAGATTTCCCAACAAGTTTCATCGATCGTGATGGCTTTGGCGGGTGCTGAGCGGATTTTCGAATTGATGGATGAACAACCGGAGTTGGATGAAGGCACCGTTACCTTGGTGAATGCAACCATGGTCGGTGATGAAGTGAAGGAAGCCGAAAACCATACCGGACTTTGGGCATGGAAAGTGCCTCAAGCAGACGGATCGGTCCGCTACACGAAACTGACCGGTGATGTCCGATTCTTTGACGTCGACTTCTCCTACAATCCCGACAAACAGATTCTGCATGACATCAGCCTCTATGCCCATCCCGGCGAGAAGGTCGCTTTCGTGGGATCGACTGGTGCCGGCAAGACGACCATCACGAACCTGATCAATCGTTTCTACGATATCCAGGACGGGAAAATCGTTTATGACGGCATCAACATCGCAGACATCAAGAAAAATGACCTGCGCCGTTCCCTGGGTATCGTGTTGCAGGACACCAACCTCTTTACCGGAACGATTCTGGAAAATATCCGTTACGGCAACCTGAACGCAACCGATGAAGAAATCTACGCAGCAGCGCGCTTGGCGAATGCCGATGATTTCATCTCCCGTCTGCCGCAAGGATACCAGACGGTCATTTCCGGCGACGGTGAAGGCCTATCCCAAGGGCAGAAGCAATTGCTTTCGATTGCCCGTGCGGCTGTTGCCGATCCTCCCGTCATGATACTGGACGAAGCGACTTCCAGCATCGATACGCGGACGGAATCGATTGTCCAGCGCGGCATGGATGCCTTGATGCACGGACGTACCGTCTTCGTCATCGCCCACCGCTTGTCCACTATCCAGAATGCGGATGCCATCATGCTGATGGAGCAAGGCCGGATCATCGAACGCGGCAATCATGAGAAATTGATCGGCGAGCAAGGAAAATATTACCAGCTTTATACCGGAGCATTCGAGCTCGAATAGATCTATCGAAACACCCCGCAGAATGGCAGTTCCTGATCGGAGCTGCCATTCTGCGGGGTGTTTTTGGCATGCAGCCTATTTAGATGAAGTCCAGAGCAACGCGTGGTAAAATTATCTCGAAGGATGCTTCATCCACCTGGCATCTGCCGATTACCGGTCCAAGAGAAAGAGGTACTTGCGATGACTGAAAAGAGAGTTATCCCATCCGATGCGTTCATTGCCCGTTCCTTTATTGCCGGTATCCCATTCATTCTGATGTTCGGAGGCCTCTCCCATTTCGCATTCGCTTGGCTCGGGAATGCAAGTTGGGCGGCGTCTTTCGTCCCCGTGAACGAGAGTGTCTGGGAACACCTGAAAATGAGTTACTGGTCCACCTTCCTGTGGTTTTTCTTCATCCTCCTCTTTTTCGGAAAAAAGCACCGGCTTTCGCCATCCCGCTGGTTGCTGGCGGGGATCGTGTCCATGCTGTTCTGCCCGCTCCTCATCGTCACCGGATTCTACACGCTCAAAGGCGCTTTCGGCATCGAATCCCTTTTCACTGACGGGATGCTGTTCTTTTTCGGCATCATCAGCGCTCAACTGCTGGCCTCCCGCGCCTACCGTTATGTCGAGCCCCGGCGCTTTCGGCTTGGAGTGGCAGCCGTGCTATGGCTTCTTCTCGCGCTTGCGTTTGTGCTGTACAGTTTCCACCCCCCCGCCCTGCCGCTCTTTTTGGATACGCCGACCGGAAGCTACGGGTTTTAGATTGCTCAGGGAGCCGATTCAGGCTCAGTTACGTTTATATCGCCCCCCAAAAATAACTCCTAAAATACAGAAAAGAGCGGAAAAGCCCTCGCTGAGGATAGCTTTTCCGCTCTTTTAATACAGGATATCGTTGCTGATCGTCGTGTAGAACAGTTCCTTGATCAGGGCCGGATCCTGCGTCTGGCCCAGGATCCACATCAGTTTGCATACGACCGCTTCCGTGATCATGTCGTAGGCTTCCAGAATATTGACCCGGGACTTCAGTTCGTGGCCGACTTTGTAGATTTCCATGTCGCTGCCTTCGTTCGGCACCTGCGTCGTCATGACAACCGTCTTGCCTATTCCGATCCAGTGGTTGATGACTTCGAAATATCCGTACTCCGGTGCAGAAGGGATCCCGCCCACTCCATAACTTTCGATGATGACTGCATCGTTCCGCTCAAGCATGAAGGAAAGGATCTCCGAATCCACTCCCGGCGTCAGCTTGAACAAAGCGACCTTCGCATCCAGACTGTCATAAAAGCGCGGTATTCGCGCTTTTTCCTTTGTGATGTAGGAAATCACCCGTCCATCCTGGATGATTGCCAAATAAGGGTAATTGATGCTGGAAAAAGCCTGGAAGCTTTTGGAATGTGTCTTTCTTGCCCGTGTTCCGAGGATGACCTTCCCATTGAAGACGATCTGGACACCGCTGGCGCAATCGGAGGCTGCGTAGAGGAAACTGTCGAAGAGATTCGTCTTCGAATCGGTGATTTCCATGTTGATCGGTTTTTGGGCACCGGTTATGATGATCGGTTTGGGGGAATCCTGGATCATGTAGGACAGCGCGGCAGCCGTATAAGCCATCGTATCGGTTCCGTGGGTGACGACAAAACCGTCGTATTGTTCATACTTTTCCCGGATGGTGTCCGTCATCAGCACCCAGATGTCGGGTGCGATGTTGGTGCTGTCGATATTGCAGATCTGCAGGGTATCGACCTCGCATATTTCTGAGATGCCGGGGATAAAAGCCAGTATCTCTTCGGATGTCAGTTGGGGATCGAGACCGTTTGGCGTTATTTTGGAAGCGATCGTACCGCCCGTTCCGATCATCAATATCTTTTTCTTTTTCATATTTAATTTTACCTTTCGTGGATATATTTCTTGTATGCTTCATTATACGACTGATGCTCCGATCACACCAATTTTTTCAGCAAAAAAATGAACGGTGCCTACGCTTGTGCGGAGTCGGCACCGTTCATTCTTCAGGCAAATTCTTTTTTGATTTCTTCAAAGACCGGAAACCGGACAGCAGATCGTTGATTTCTTCAGTGATGCTGGTCTGCCGTTTCATGCGGTACAGGAAATTGAACTCGTTCAGGCGTTCTTCGATATTTTTTTCCGCTGAGTTCATGGAATTGATTCGGCTTGTATTTTCGGATACGAGTGAATAACAAAAAGCCCGATAGAGCGTCAGGAAAAAATATTGCTGCAACAGATTCGAAAGGAGCGTCTCCTTATCCATGAGATAGATGGCTATTCTTTTCGGTTCCCATCTGTCGTATTTTTTTGCTAATTCTTCCAGATCCAATGGAAAAAGCAATTCAATTTCTTCTTTGTAGTCACCGCGTTCTCCAAGGGTCTGCAGTAATACAATAAAATTTTCCCCACAGGAGCCTCGTCCCTCAGTTGATCTATCTTGAACAGGAGCCTTTGGACTATCGGAATGATCCCATCTTCGGTTTGCGGAACCGAAAAGCTGTCCTTGATTGTATAATCCGTTATCAGTCTGTCATAAATTTGCTGACCTACAACGAGAATATCGTTGTGTCCGTTCTTAGGTATATGATTTGCAGCGAAGAAACTCATCCGTTCATTGAAATTGCCGGCCAGGCCATGATCAGAACCGAAGATGATATGGATCGTTCGGTCACCGTCCATGGCATTCACAGGTTTCTTTTCTTCATCGGCCAGCAGCACAGCGAGGGCCGTATCCAAAACACGCCGGTATTTAACGGATGCTTGCGCCGCGCGTTCAAACTGGTGGATTTGAGTCGAGGCGTGGGCCTTCATGGTCGTTACGATCGACTGCATACTCTCGGTGGAATTTATGCTTTTTTTTAACGATTTCAGACTGGTCATCCTTTCGTCTCCAACTCCTTTCTGATCCTCTTGCCTACCTTTTCCAGAAACTCATCTCTCCGGTCCCCATCAATTTTCCCACCTTTTGCGATGCTTTTTCGGAAACTTTCGTCTTCCTTCACGAGTATTCGGATAATTTCTTCAGCTTCCTCCATTTTTTCCAGCGGTAAAAAATCCAGGGTACCGTTGACTACAGCCAAAAAAACACCGATTTGTTCCATGACGTCCATCGGGGAATACTGGGGCTGATTCAATATTTTCCGGATCCGCTACCCCCTCTCGAGTATCAGTTTTGTGGCATCATCCAACCTGGCACTGAAGCTGGCGAATATTTCGAGTTCCTCAAACTGGGAATACGTCAATTTTAATGCACTCGTCACTTGCCGATAGGCAGGTAACTGTGTTTTTCCTCCCACGCGTGATACCGATGCGCCGATATTCACGGCCGGAAAATTCCCCATCTGGTAAATTTTGGGCGAAACATAGATTTGCCCATCCGTTATGGAAATCAGGTTGGTAGGTATATAGGCGGCCAAATTTTCTGCTTGGGTTTCAATGATCGGAAGAGCTGTGATGCTTCCTCCGCCGTACTCTTTTTTCAGGTGTGTGGCTCTCTCCAAAAGTCTGGAATGGATATAGAAAATGTCCCCCGGGTAGGCTTCCCTTCCTGGCGGGCGCTCCAACAACAAAGATAGTTCCCGATAGGAGCGGGCGTGTTTAGTGAGATCATCATACACAATCAGCACATCCTTGCCTTTGCCCATAAAATATTCCCCAAGACTTGTGGCCGCGTAAGGCGCGATATACGACAGCCCGGGAGGATCTTCCGACCCTGCGACCATCAGGATTGTATGGCTCAATGCATCGTGGTTTTTCAACGCATTCATCACTTTCGTGACCGAAGAAATTTGTTGTCCGATCGAGCAGTAGATGCAGATGACATCCTTTCCCTTTTGGTTGATGATTGCATCGATTGCGATAGCCGTTTTTCCGGTCTGACGATCACCGAGTATCAATTCTCTTTGGCCCTTTCCGATTGGCACCGCCGCATCAACTACTTTGAGGCCTGTCTGCAACGGTTCCGTGATGGGGGCCCGATGCATGATCGGAGGGGCTTCCCTTTCGACAGGGAGCCAGTTGTTCGATTCCACCGCCCCCCTACCATCCAGAACTTCCCCAACGGATTGATGACTCTCCCAAGGAAATCTTCCGATACCGGGATGGCGACTACCCGATTGGTCCTTGTGACCACGTCTCCAGCCTTTATATGCTCATATCCGCCCAACAGGATGACCCCGATATCATCCGGATCAAGGTTGTAAACCATCCCCATCACATCCCCCGGAAAACGGA contains these protein-coding regions:
- the budA gene encoding acetolactate decarboxylase, with the protein product MGESTLYQHQTLGDLMAGVFDGTLTFEELLKHGDIGIGTFHDFEGELILLDGIAYQAKADGSISEVEPSQTTPHAAVTFFQPDREYDIDRPMTLRKVRSDIVKRVRSRNVFSVVKITGHFEYMHTRAVPKQQKPYPRLVEATRVQPEFEAYDMQGTAIGIYTPELFDGVAKGGFHCHFISDDRKFGGHILDYIVDEAKCEIQTIESITQHFAVQSDDFMDKEIEYHNLAEEMAEAEG
- the trxA gene encoding thioredoxin; translated protein: MSTQVTDTTWQSEVQEGLTLMDFWAPWCGPCRMLGPVLEEIEEEMDDKVKIVKLNIDENQMTASQFGIMSIPTMVLFKDGQPVEKLTGYHPKDVLVDYLETKLA
- a CDS encoding MarR family transcriptional regulator, translated to MSNTDLLGFRIRSVWQQVKRLMNRHLTENDGYGLTGMQFAIVSYIAKESATRDVFQKDLEQKFDIRKSTVTGILNTMERDGLLFRETVPYDARLRKMMLTDKALHAKKNTEQVIDSVESQLSQGLTEEEITTFLSILEKISKNAES
- a CDS encoding ABC transporter ATP-binding protein translates to MIKKLMGSIREYKKDSILAPIYVALEVVLEVLIPFLMSMIIDRGVGEGDMPFIIRIGLILIVSTLFSLGFGVLSGLHAAKASAGLAKNIRKDMYYNIQDFSFSNIDQFSTSSLITRLTTDITNVQNSYQMIIRIMVRAPLMLVFSLLMALSINSELGMVFLGAIPFLGIGLYLIMSKAFPIFQKVFRTYDKLNRVVQENLYGIRVVKSFVREDHETEKFKSVSKKIYKDFTKAEKILAFNSPLMQFTMYASILTLSLLGARMIVSGSMTTGQLMSLITYASQILMSLMMISMVFVMVTISRASAERIVEVLSEESDLKNSDNPVMVIPDGSVSFENVDFSYANDPNKLALKNVSFSVKSGETVGIIGGTGSAKTSLVHLIPRLYDATGGTVKVGGVDVRNYDMQTLRSEVAMVLQKNILFSGTIKDNLRWGNPTATDEELMKAARQAQADEFIQRLPGGYETYIEEGGTNVSGGQRQRLCIARALVKQPKILILDDSTSAVDTRTDSLIRTAFKEEIPNTTKFIIAQRISSVQDADKIIVMDSGSIHGIGTHDELLASNTIYQEVYYSQMKGGQIADEA
- a CDS encoding ABC transporter ATP-binding protein — its product is MKPNQPKRRGAKDAGKTTKRLLSYISKGHKFTFSLVLICILISALANVAGSLFLKTLIDEYITPLLGVTNPVFTSMYRAIAMMAGIYMIGVVATYVYNILMVSISQGIQKKIRDELFAHMQSLPIKYFDTHAHGDVMSRYTNDIDTLRQMLSQSIPMAFSSLVTIISVFAAMLAVSLPLTLIVILMVALSITVTKTIGGKSSANFVKQQQTLGKVNGYIEEMMHGQKEVKVFRREAESKERFDKLNDELRESATNANIYANILMPILGNLGFLQYALIAMFGGAMAVAGFGGLTLGAIASFLQLSRSFTMPVNQISQQVSSIVMALAGAERIFELMDEQPELDEGTVTLVNATMVGDEVKEAENHTGLWAWKVPQADGSVRYTKLTGDVRFFDVDFSYNPDKQILHDISLYAHPGEKVAFVGSTGAGKTTITNLINRFYDIQDGKIVYDGINIADIKKNDLRRSLGIVLQDTNLFTGTILENIRYGNLNATDEEIYAAARLANADDFISRLPQGYQTVISGDGEGLSQGQKQLLSIARAAVADPPVMILDEATSSIDTRTESIVQRGMDALMHGRTVFVIAHRLSTIQNADAIMLMEQGRIIERGNHEKLIGEQGKYYQLYTGAFELE
- a CDS encoding DUF6512 family protein, whose protein sequence is MTEKRVIPSDAFIARSFIAGIPFILMFGGLSHFAFAWLGNASWAASFVPVNESVWEHLKMSYWSTFLWFFFILLFFGKKHRLSPSRWLLAGIVSMLFCPLLIVTGFYTLKGAFGIESLFTDGMLFFFGIISAQLLASRAYRYVEPRRFRLGVAAVLWLLLALAFVLYSFHPPALPLFLDTPTGSYGF
- a CDS encoding asparaginase, whose amino-acid sequence is MKKKKILMIGTGGTIASKITPNGLDPQLTSEEILAFIPGISEICEVDTLQICNIDSTNIAPDIWVLMTDTIREKYEQYDGFVVTHGTDTMAYTAAALSYMIQDSPKPIIITGAQKPINMEITDSKTNLFDSFLYAASDCASGVQIVFNGKVILGTRARKTHSKSFQAFSSINYPYLAIIQDGRVISYITKEKARIPRFYDSLDAKVALFKLTPGVDSEILSFMLERNDAVIIESYGVGGIPSAPEYGYFEVINHWIGIGKTVVMTTQVPNEGSDMEIYKVGHELKSRVNILEAYDMITEAVVCKLMWILGQTQDPALIKELFYTTISNDILY
- a CDS encoding F0F1 ATP synthase subunit gamma codes for the protein MLFPLDLEELAKKYDRWEPKRIAIYLMDKETLLSNLLQQYFFLTLYRAFCYSLVSENTSRINSMNSAEKNIEERLNEFNFLYRMKRQTSITEEINDLLSGFRSLKKSKKNLPEE
- a CDS encoding FoF1 ATP synthase subunit gamma, translated to MTSLKSLKKSINSTESMQSIVTTMKAHASTQIHQFERAAQASVKYRRVLDTALAVLLADEEKKPVNAMDGDRTIHIIFGSDHGLAGNFNERMSFFAANHIPKNGHNDILVVGQQIYDRLITDYTIKDSFSVPQTEDGIIPIVQRLLFKIDQLRDEAPVGKILLYYCRPLENAVTTKKKLNCFFHWIWKN